The following are encoded in a window of Lichenicola cladoniae genomic DNA:
- a CDS encoding NAD(P)-dependent oxidoreductase, whose amino-acid sequence MSTMATLGWIGLGKMGAPMATRLLQAGYTLHVHDVAPEACNALRDAGASVLARPHDVVEAADIVFTSLPNDAVLRSLLVAPDGLGQALKPGKILVETSTVSPTASAEAALAIAASGAGYIRSPISGSTALAAAGTLTVLASGSRADYDRVHPVMTHLASRFFYLGEGEEARTLKLVINMLVGATSALVAEALTFGQKGGLAVGPMLDVIGESVVNSPLVAYKRDMLERHDFTAAFTVTQMIKDFDLIVDAARDTASPIYLTALIRQQYEAANAQGLGQSDFFALLQQYEAQAGLPETRQTHTP is encoded by the coding sequence ATGAGCACAATGGCAACACTCGGCTGGATCGGTCTCGGCAAGATGGGCGCGCCGATGGCGACGCGCCTGCTTCAGGCCGGCTACACGCTGCATGTCCACGATGTCGCACCGGAAGCATGCAATGCGCTGCGCGACGCCGGCGCCTCGGTTTTGGCGCGCCCGCACGATGTGGTCGAGGCGGCCGACATCGTCTTCACCTCCCTGCCCAACGATGCGGTTCTCCGCAGCCTGCTTGTCGCGCCGGACGGGCTCGGGCAGGCCCTGAAGCCGGGCAAGATCCTCGTCGAGACCAGCACGGTGTCTCCGACCGCCTCTGCGGAAGCCGCGCTCGCGATCGCCGCGTCCGGCGCCGGCTATATAAGGAGCCCGATCTCCGGCAGCACCGCGCTCGCCGCCGCCGGCACGCTGACCGTTCTGGCTTCCGGCAGCCGTGCCGACTACGACCGCGTGCATCCGGTCATGACGCATCTTGCGTCGCGGTTCTTCTATCTCGGCGAAGGCGAAGAGGCTCGCACCCTCAAGCTCGTCATCAACATGCTTGTCGGTGCCACCTCGGCCCTGGTGGCGGAAGCCCTCACCTTCGGCCAGAAAGGCGGTCTTGCGGTCGGCCCGATGCTGGACGTGATCGGCGAGAGCGTCGTCAACAGTCCGCTTGTCGCCTATAAGCGCGACATGCTGGAGCGGCACGATTTCACCGCAGCCTTTACCGTGACCCAGATGATCAAGGATTTCGACCTCATCGTCGACGCTGCGCGCGATACCGCATCGCCGATCTACCTGACTGCGCTTATCCGTCAGCAATACGAGGCTGCGAACGCACAAGGCCTGGGCCAGAGCGATTTCTTTGCCCTGCTCCAGCAATACGAGGCCCAGGCCGGGCTGCCGGAAACGCGGCAAACACACACGCCGTGA